atggtctctttctccgcaaacactctccacttctctATGCTTTTGTTAACACCGATTAGGcaagaaactttgatgatagaatattcACGTCGgggtatattattttctttagagctagtccaatcagttagagttctaagatGCAAAAGACAATTGCattgaagctgaataccatgtcATCGCTACCGCTGCTGCAAAACTTAATTGGGTTACAAATCTGCTCAAGAAACTCAATATTAACTCCACTTTTActtctacaatatattgtgataatgtcagaGCTACCTACCTGTGtaccaatccagtgttccactctctcatgaaacatattgccatcgactttcacttcatgtGAGATCAAGTTCTCCGACATCAACTACgtatttctcatgtacatacgacTGATTAACTAGCATACTCACTCACGAAATCTATCGcccataaattattttcattccatcgatccaagatcgacatccttgacaGGAGTAccatcttgcaagttcatgatagaagataaaattTTCCCAACTGCATGAGAAAATCTCGCTActttgttgagaaaaattcttcctcctaatctgtataaataggaagaacctatcaataaaaaatatcacCTCTATCTTCTGTCTTGTATCAAATGATAACGATTGATGGATGACAAAGAGGAGCATAACCTATACAAAGTGGATAGTTGTGGCTAAGAGTTGTTTTTTCTACCACAACTACCGAATGTATTTCCTTATAAATTCCAACACTAGGCAACAAGCTATCGCGACCTCCCAGGTTTTggttccacaaaaaaaaaaatggagactATGGGTTTGCAGTCACTTGCTCCAGGTGATGAGGTTGTGGATCGTAAGTCTGCAGGCTATCATCCGAGCGTGTGGGGAGACTACTTCATCCTACACGGCCAGTCGTCCCCTGAAACACAGGCATGTAACGCCATCACATCTTTAAACATATGCGTATGCCTGAAATGCTCGAGTTCTCAGCAAGAAGGGACGATTCCGAGTTCAAAATATGTGCATTCATTACTTATTTTTATTCATGGATGATGCAGAAGTGTGATGCAAGGATGAAAGAGAGAGCTGAAGAGCTGAGGGGGCAAGTAAAGAGCATGTTCGATGATACTACTGATCTGCTGCAGACCATGGAGCTGATtgattcaatccagcttcttggattggattatcACTTTCAGAAGGAAATAAGCGAAGCACTAAGTCGAATCCATGATGCTGATATTGACGACCACGGTCTTTACCACACTGCTCTCTGGTTTCGGCTGCTCAGACAACACGGACATTATGTGTCCCCAAGTAATCCGCTTAATTCCTTAAAATAAAGCAGTATTTGTATGTGTGATCCAAAACAATACGATATTTTTTATCATCTTTTATTTAATTCAATCATAGATTTTGACAGtaccaataatatttttttggtaaaataaacataaaaaccaCTCACAAAAGTCTTTATTTTGATTATCACATAATCATTTAAAAcagtaaattaattttgatattatggctttatgtttttttttctaaaagcaAAAAATCTTTTGTATTTCTGTAGATgcctttaacaagttcaaagatgaGGGAGGAAGTTTCATGTCTACGTTGGGCAGTGATGTGAAGGGACTACTAAGCTTGTACAACGCAGCCTATCTTGGGACTCATGGGGAGATCATTCTTGATGAAGCCATCTCTTTTACGAAGAATAACCTAGTGTCTGCATTAGCTGATCTTAAACCACCATTAACAACGCAAGTGTCTCTCGACCTCGAGACACCTCTCTGTAGAAGAATGAGAAGGCTCTTGGCAAGAGATTACATCTCCATCTACCAAGAGGACGCCACACGAGATGATGCCATCCTGGAGCTTGCAAAGTTGGACTTCAATTTGTTGCAATCTCTTCATCGCGAGGAACTTAAGAACATCACCAAGTAAGCTCCTCCTCAATTCTGAATTCCTTGGAGCTATATTTCTTCTGGATTTTCATAAAGAAAAAAGATACAATCAAGTTGCAAATGTAAACAAGTGCAGGCTAATTGCTGAGATTGGTTTCTCCTCCCTTCAAATTTAAATTGATATGTAATACCATTTTGATTTGTGAACGACTTGAAGGTGGTGGAATGATTTAGCCCCCTCAAAAAATCTCAGTTTCGCTCGAGATCGATTGGTGGAATGTTACTTCTCGATTCTGGGAGTATACTTTGAACCCTACTATTCTCATGCACGAGTGATAACGACCAAGGTGGCTGCCCTTACTTCAATTCTGGACGACATATATGATGTCTATAGCACATTGGAGGAGAGTCAACGACTTACTGAGGCAATTCAAAGGTTCACAAATCTCTTATGGATGGATATATTACATTTTACTATCATGGATCAACAAATGATAACAAAAAGTACCACTAATAATAtcacataataaaataaaatattgtatAATAGTTTTATTCATTGTGTATAGCAAAATAACAACATGTATGTTTATGTTCTATTTTTCTAAAGTGGTGAAACTAATACATATGCAGGTGGGATGCAAAGGTTGTTCATCAATTACCAGAGTACATGAAAGATTATTATCTAAAGCTAATGCACACctttgaagagtttgaagatttatTGGCTTCCAGTGAGAAATATCGCATAACCTATCTAAAGAAAGCGGTGAGTGATGAGATTATAATGTTCATCTTACTTTCACTTTTATTAATTAGCATTACATGAGTAATAAACAAATACACTAATGGCCAATGCAAAGAATAAGCGTTTGAGATGCGACAATATTGAACTTAGATTGTCTGACTCGTAGATGCTACTCATGCATTACCAACATTAAGGAATGGTTTTGTTTTACTTGGGTACAGATGAAAGATTTATCTGAAGCTTATTTTGAGGAATCCAAATGGAGAGATCAACATTATGTACCGACTTTGGAAGAACATCTACATGTTTCCCTCATAAGTTCAGTATATCCTATGCTCGAATGTGCCTCTTTCGTTGGAATGGGAGAAATAGCAACTAAGGAGGCATTTCAATGGATTACTAGTTTCCCAAAAATTGTCCAAGCTTCTGCAATAATTGCTCGTATCATGAATGACATTACTTCACACGAGGTATGGTCATAATATAATCTTCTGTGTTTTATATCATATAAACATTTTTCATAGTAAATTTTGCACTGATTTTTGTCATAGTAGAAATATgagaacacaaaaaaaaagaaaaaaaataatatacattCTCCAATTAGATGAGATGGACCATAATTGAGGTTTAATAGGTAATCTCCAAAGGTTGTCTTCAATATTCCTTGTATTTATCACCTCAAAAGcatttcttgtgtcactcaattgcattatcaaagttttgctgaactccttaaatgattttatattaagaAATCTAGTACAAATGAAAAAACTCAAGTTCGTAAGCTTCCAAATCTGTAGATTCCCAAATTCCTCTCATCTACACCTTGTTATCGATAATAGTCTCttattatgttttaatataaTGATCATGTAAATCCTGAAAGGATCCCTCAGAATTCAGTTTGAAGAACTTTAATCCTCTTTTTTCATGAAATTTGCAGTTGGAACAAACTAGGGAACATGTTGCCTCCACAGTCCAATGCTACATGAAAGAGTACGGAACAAATATGCATGTGGCATGTAAGAAGCTCCGAGGTCTAGCTGACGATGCATGGAAGGATATAAACAAAGAGTGCCTCAATCCAGTTGCATTCTCCATTGATTTACTTGAAAGGATTGTTAATTTTTCACGaataatagaaaatatatataagtatatcgaTGGATACACCAACTCCTCTACAAAGATGAAGGAATACATCTCCTCGTTACTTGTACAACCTATTCCAAGTTAATTGTATGACGATGCTTGCTTCTTTTATTGatcctttattctgaaatatatttAAGCCTTTGTAAACTAAAGGCTGCAGGTAAAGTGAACGTTTACTGTAATAGCCCTGTGAAGCTCAAGCCAGTGTTATCTATGGAAAACAGAAATCCTTGCTTAACAGTAGGTCAAAGCAATTTGCAAGTTGCTGGTATACTGCTCACTCTTTTGAGTCCTTCAATTTGCAAGTTCAAACCATGTTTATCGTGAAGACAATAAGGTTAAAGCCACTGTTAGCTCGAATAATGCTTTTCCATCATTGCTCTCCTGTCTTTTAAGCTATGCTATTTCAGAAACTCCTTGTATTAGGCTAATGAAGCAATAAATTTGTTTATTCTTTTTGGAAAACACAATTTGCAAGTTGCTGGTTAATTCTTGCGGCTTACCTAAATGATAATTACTCTGTGGAAGAACTTGTAGGCCTACTGCTTGCCAACTTTAGAAAGGCTCTTGAAGTTGTTACTCTAAAAAGAATGTAGGAAAGATGCGGTTgggttttgtatatatatatatacatatatatatacatatgtatacatatatgtatacatatgtatatacatatgtatacatatatgtatacatatgtatatacatatgtatatatatatatatatatatatatatatatatgtatatatatatatatatatatataaacatatatatatacatatgtatacatatatatatacatatgtatatatatgtatatgtatatgtatatgtatatgtatatgtatatatacatatccatatacatatacatacatatacatatgatttgtgttttttttcaagaagcaaaattatATTAGCTAAACTATAAAATTACAAATGGAGCTGCGCAAATCAGAGCACAAAAAATAAACCAATTGAGAGGGTCACTCCTCTCTCTGAAAATATATAGCTTTTGTCCATGTAGCATGTGAAGCTAGCCACTTGGCAGTTTCATTTCATTCTTTATATACATGCGTCACAAGAATGATGCTTCCTAGGAGattaagtcaaaaaaaaaaaatttcaattaaATTTTAGGAGAACGAAGAGGAACCTTTTCTTAAGTCTATTGGCTGTGCTTGGATATTATTTTGCAAATAATGTTACAAAGGGTGAAGGGTCTATAATCTATGATCATGGTGGCATTGATATTTTTGGGAATGAGCAACATGTGGGTTTTAGGTAAAATGTATTAATCATTGTGAAAGCTACATAATACTTAATGAATCATAACTTTTAATTCATTCTAGTACCTATggtaaaatattttacacaatgAATCCGTTCGGTCTAAGACTCTTGCCAAGGCCCATTTGGTTGAGAGCAATAATAATCTCATCCAATAAGAATGGTTTACGAAGACTGATATGATTAGTAGAGAAAATACTTGCAAGTTAAGACAAGTATGGCATTCGAGAGGAGAGACCTGTTGATAGTAATCCAAAGGTTGGTGCACTAAGTAGCAAAAGAAAGAGAATCTATGTGTTTGACTTCATTCGAGTCATAGTTAATGATCAGGTGGATAGAGTTCATCCTCTCTTGAGGttgaaaattttatgaaaaaaattagagTTGAGTAACAGAGTTGTCTGTTAAGGATTATGCCCTTATTACATAGTAAAGTGAGTCCCTTCCTGAGAGGGAAAGAGAGGCATCCTTGGCTTCAACAGTAGTGATCTCTTCCGAATTGGATTTTATAAGGATTTCTGCCTTGCTTTAATAACGATGTCAGCTATATTTGCTCCATGATTATTTTGAtacatgataaaaatatttaatccgACAACACATGTTCTGATCAAAATATTATGGTTTGGTGACTAAAAAATAGAGTCATAACATTAAAAAATAGAGTCATAACATTTTTGTGATGTCGCCGCTAAAATATTTCCATTCTTTgatcataaatttcaaaatttttaaatcattttagtaTATATTAGACTATAACGTATTTCTTGATTTTTGGCGGTGGAATTGAGAATGAAAATGATTGAGAATGTGTAGGTCTTCCTTCTTGTACTCAAAACATGTTGAATTTTATTTGactcaaattcaaataaatacATGTTTCCATCAACCGACGACTAGTTGTTTTGGACGTCAATTTGTAAGTATGTTTTCGTGTTTGATTCCTTTCGACATTATCTCTTCTCGATGGTGAATGATTAGCGTCTGATGATCGGCCCAAATACTGTTTTATTAAAGATGATAAAAAAGGTCATCATCTTTTTCTTGAAGATGATAAAAAAGGTCGTTTTTTATGGATAGCACAGACAAATACTGTTTTATTAAAGGAAATGAGCATATTACTTGGGGACACGTAATATCCTTGTTGTCTGAGCAGCCGAAACCAGAGAGCAGTGTGGTAAAGACCATGGTCGTCAATATTAGCATCATGGATTCGACTTATTGCTTAGCTTATTTCCTTCTGAAAGTgataatccaatccaagaagctggattgaatcaATCAATTCCATGGTCTGCAGTGATAGGGCCTATTTTGGGTTCAAGACATGCCACACCCGGTGTCACACGTCAGGTCAGAATCAGTACGACGTCGGCTCTGACCCCACAGAGCACGTCGTCGTGTTtcgagctcagatggccctctacggcACGTCCGATGccctaattgttgaatctcggattttgatgatgaagtcaattgtcatttgttatctaatctatgtgttgagataagtgtgcaggattaactacgatgagagtaagacaagcagcaggagttgcgccggagtcaagatcatgatcacgttgggagttcgagagttcgacggaagttcggacggtcgtcggaggttcagagagaacagatccgagaagtccagaagcttgccaagcgaagctcgtcggaactcgccaagtggatcgtcgcaaagtccaggagtatgccggatgtccgcagaaggatcaccgaaggttatcggttgatcgacggaagttggccggaaactcgccggaagaagcgattgacgcatcggagcaaagctgcagaagttgtcttagagatattcgtagttagcacgatgattaagcatgaaaatgggaggtgatcccattagcttaatcttggggcaattgggcccctgaaaagattcaaagtgggtcgaatggagtgaaccattcggaccctgattgcaccaggaggtgcaaccgccccagccaggaggtgcaaccgcctgggctgtggggttgagaggtgcaaccgccccagccaggaggtgcaaccgccagggttgcaaggctgggaggtgcaaccgccccagccaggaggtgcaaccgccagggttgcaaggctgggaggtgcaaccgctccagccaagaggttgcaccgccagagctcaagttccgagctctgccaggcgatgcaaccaccgagctcagtcttcgagctctggcagagtggtgcatcagcctgagctcagtctcgagctttgccaggtgaagcattcaccaagctcagtcttcgagctctggcagaatggtgcatcagcttgagctcagtttggagctctgccaagtgatgcaaccaccaagctcagatttcgagctctgccaggtgatgcaaccaccaagctcagtcttcgagctctgccaggtgatgcaaccatcgagctcagtcttcgagctctggcagagagaagcaatcggcagagctcagtcttcgagctctgccaggcggtgccacctctccagtcgagaggtgcaaccgcctgatcccagaattctgggatttgatcgatttgatcgttttgagctcgaattttgaattgggttggggcctataaataccccacccattcagcactgaatagaaaacagacccataccgaaattgtgatcttttctgtgattctaaagagctcaaaagtgttgtaaagccttaagtctcctccttctgttcttcaagtttccaattgtaaagtgaggagagaaaggtctgtaaaggttgtctcctaagcctatcaaaaggagagaaattgtaagagggaagtttggccttcgcccattgaaggaaggcacctagttgacgtcggcaacctcatcggtggaggaagccaaaagtggagtaggtcaaggctgaccgaaccactctaaatctctggtttgcgtttaatttcgagtactttatcattactgcaaacctccctcatcactactgctctctgcgctttcacgaacaagttctaagagctgttcttccaaatctgcattcagacgtaacttcatattttcatacattacagcttacgtttacgtttgattctgcagaactgttttccgcgcttttacgaacgagcttccttgcagtttacgcttacattttaattctattaataactgcaatctgtcctctacgattttaagaacgagtttcaaacatttagacgtaaaactgcattcagacgtaaatcggctttcctcgctcaatcatcagatttctgttcacgtttacgtcttgatttcaactgcatactgccttctgtgagtatacaaacgagtttcaaagtttagacgtaaatctgcgtctagacgtaaaactgcgtttagacgtaaatctgcgtttagacgtaaaactgcgtttggacgtaaatctacgtttagacgtaaaactgcgtttagacgtaaaactgcgtttagacgtaaatctgcgtttagacgtaaatctgcatttagacgtaaatctgagtttaaacgcaaaactgcgcttagacgcaaaactgcgcttaaacgcaatctgcacttagacgtaaactgcacttagatacaaactgagaatttgcttttgcatcacaatagtttttgaatgaAAGCAgcgtttggtttttaaattattataagatttccgctgcactaattcaccccccccctcttagtgctctcgatcctaacaattggtatcagagcaaggttaactctctaaaggattaaaacccaagagagatggcatacgccggaaaccaagaggggcattcgattacacgtccacccatgttcagtggaacggactacacttactggaagacccgaatgaggatctttcttatttctatggattttgaactatggaaccttgttgaaaatggattttcaaaatctcctcttccaatgatcgattggaacgatttggagaagaaggctttcgctcttaatgcaaaggctatgaatgccttattttgcgcactagataaaaacgaatttaatcgtgtttcaacttgcgaaactgcttttgatatttggcacacacttgaagtgacccacgagggcacaagtagagtgaaagagtcaaaaatcaatttgttgctacattcttttgaactttttcgaatgaaaccgagtgaaaccattggcgacatgtttacccgtttcacggatgtcgtcaacggtttaaaaggtctcggaaagagcttttcggattttgagcttgttaataagatactaagatcccttcctaagagttgggatcctaaagtcaccgccattcaagaggcaaaagatctgcgaaatttccctcttgaagaactaatcgggtcattaatgacctacgaaatgacatgcaaagctcatgaagagcaagaagacatccttccaaagaacaggaaggatatggcacttaaaactgctgaatgccacttgagagaaaactcaagtgatgaggactgtgatgatgacttggcacttttgacaagaaagtttaaaaaattcttcagaaaaaacaagtttaaaaacgatgtgaaaaataaacttgaacctaaaaaggaccaagtaatctgctatgaatgtaaaaagccgggacattacaaaagtgattgtccccaagtcaagaaaagaacaacaaagaagaaggcgctccaagcaacatgggatgattcgagcgcatctgaggaagaagaatccaacaccgagcaagttgctcattacgcatttatggccatcgaagaggaggtaacggatttattagatgctgatttatctttcgatgaattattaaatgccttccatgatttatttgatgaatgcaaagttataaatagaaaatacaagttgctaaaaaaggtacatgataatcttacttgtgagtttgataagttaaaagtcgaacatcatgataatttaaattcatgtatcaaatgtcatgatttagtaactttacaaaaagaaaacttgctacttaaggacaccttgaagaaattcgaggttggtagcaagtcattaaacatgatccttacaaacaagggtcatgctcccaaaagaagtgggattggatttgtgaggagtcctcaccgaaatccaactacctttgtaagaggccccatcttacacgttcaacaccaaaccaagtgcaacttttgttgcaaatctggacacaagacacattgttgtccattcaagaaaacaaatccaaacaaattagtttgggttcctaaaggaaccatgataaactctatgcaacatgatagaaaatatagatctgtttatgaggcacccaaaagcaaatgggttcctaaagatcatccgttcctataaaaacattaaaagtctaggccggagcaagaaataatgttctgctccttaactctcgatgatcataaaccaagaatcaaaaaggaactcgcaacgcttaagtaacaagtggaaactatgaaatcacaaatacgatacgattagaaacttatgatatccaaattcacatac
This DNA window, taken from Musa acuminata AAA Group cultivar baxijiao chromosome BXJ3-7, Cavendish_Baxijiao_AAA, whole genome shotgun sequence, encodes the following:
- the LOC135642211 gene encoding alpha-humulene synthase-like; its protein translation is METMGLQSLAPGDEVVDRKSAGYHPSVWGDYFILHGQSSPETQKCDARMKERAEELRGQVKSMFDDTTDLLQTMELIDSIQLLGLDYHFQKEISEALSRIHDADIDDHGLYHTALWFRLLRQHGHYVSPNAFNKFKDEGGSFMSTLGSDVKGLLSLYNAAYLGTHGEIILDEAISFTKNNLVSALADLKPPLTTQVSLDLETPLCRRMRRLLARDYISIYQEDATRDDAILELAKLDFNLLQSLHREELKNITKWWNDLAPSKNLSFARDRLVECYFSILGVYFEPYYSHARVITTKVAALTSILDDIYDVYSTLEESQRLTEAIQRWDAKVVHQLPEYMKDYYLKLMHTFEEFEDLLASSEKYRITYLKKAMKDLSEAYFEESKWRDQHYVPTLEEHLHVSLISSVYPMLECASFVGMGEIATKEAFQWITSFPKIVQASAIIARIMNDITSHELEQTREHVASTVQCYMKEYGTNMHVACKKLRGLADDAWKDINKECLNPVAFSIDLLERIVNFSRIIENIYKYIDGYTNSSTKMKEYISSLLVQPIPS